GCACGCGTCGAGTGAGGTCGATCCGACCCAGAAGCGGACGCGGCCGGAGAGGACCACCCAGCTCTCGTCCTCCCGGCTGTGGGTGTGCAGTGGGGGCGCGTCCTCGCGGCCCACGGTCAGTCGCATGACGCTGACCGCTCCACCAGTCTCGCCGTTGGTCGCCACCTGCTCGATGACGTTGTCGTAGTAGCGGAAGTCCTGGCCGTCGCCTGGGTTGCGTACGAGGGCGATGCTCATGTCTCTGCCTCCTCACGACACGGTCCCCACTCGGGGTGACCGGTTCGTCGAAGTCGGTGTGATGGGTGCGGGGAGTCGTCCGTCGAGGGTGCTCGCGGGGCCGGCCTCAGAGGGTGATGCAGAACGGGTGTCCGGCCGGGTCCAGCAGGATGCGGCGCCGTTCGGGCAGCGGTTGCGGGTCGGCCACGACGGCCCCCAGGGCGACGAGCCGGGCCTGGGCCGCGTCCAGGTCGTCCACGCCCAGTTCGAGATGAGCCTGCTTCTGCACGGAGGAGTGCGGCCAGGTGGGGGCCTGGTAGTCGTCCAGACGGTAGAAGCCCAGCCCGGGTGAACCCTCGCGGCTCAGGAATACGAAACCGTCGGTGGAGATGGTGATGGGCAGGCCGAGTGCCTCGCTGTAGAAGTGCGCGAGTCCGGCGGGATCGGGGCAGTCCAGGGTGACGCCCAGGTAGCGGATCGCGGGGTGGGGCGGGACGTGGGAAGACATCGGAACTCCCGGTGGTGAGGTGAGGTCGGGCCGCGCTGACCGGGGACGGTCAACGAGTCGCCCCCGAAAGGAACGGTGGCGGCCCGGCTGCGGGCAGGCGTCATCACCGGAGCCGGTGACGGCGAGTGTGCCGAGGGTGCGGTGTAAGGGTTTGCCGATGCGGGCAGCGGGCGCCCTCGTGCGCTGCCGGGCCGGGACGCTGCCCCTGGTTGTCGCTGCGGGGCGTCGGGGCCCGCAAGGGGCTGCGCGCCCAGTCAGGAGACGGAGCGTCGCCGGGTACGGCGGTTGATGTCGTCGGAGCCGTCGGTTGTCACGGCAGGCTCCGGTGCTTCGTCAGTGCGTCGACGGCTCCGGTGGCCGGCGAATCCACTGGGGCAGGAGTTCGTAGAGCCGGTTCGCGATCTCATCCGGGTCGCAGTCGGTGTTGCCTCCGACTGCGGCTGAGAAGACTCCGTGCACGCCGGAGGCCGTGTAGACGTCCTCGACCGAGTTGTTCGCGCCCGCCTCCTGTTCGTTCACGCCGAGGTCGCGCCGAAGAGCGTGCAGTTGCTCCAGGAGGAGGTCGCCGATCCCCATCAGTCCGCTCGGCGATCGCCAGGTCGAAGCCAGCAGGAAGAGGCTCTTGCGCTGTCGAAGAGAGCCGAGCATGGCGTTCAGCGTGGCCACTGCGACAGCGGTCGGGTCCGCCCCCATCTGCCGGTCGCGGATGTTCAGGTCGTGAAGGGCCCGGAAGTCCTCTGCGATCACGTACACCGCGGCCTCTTCGACCGAGTCGAAGTGGTTGTAGAAGGTGGCGCGGTGAATGCCGGCGGCTTCCGCCAGCGCGGAGACCGAAGGACACGTCTGCGTCCGCTCCATGAGATCGGCCAGCGTGTCCGCGATCGCCCGTCGCGAGCGGGTGAAGCGCGGATCCGCTTCGACTGCCGAAGGCTGCTCACTCACCATGGTCGCACCCTACTTCGAGGCCGGTCGTCCGGCTCCGCCGCCTCGGGTTTCGGCCGCCGTCTGCGCCGCCCGGCCGCCGGTCCGGACGCCGTCGGCATGCGCGCGATGCCGGGAACTCCAGTCATGACGGCCGACGCCGCGGGCACGGACGTCGCGCGCGCCCGCTCCCGGCCGGCATCGGTGTCGGGCACCTTCCGGGCGCCGGGATTCACGTAGGACATGGCACTCCTTCCCTGGCTTCGTTCTCGACGGTACCACTATTCGACACCTGTCAATTAGTGGTTTACGGTGCTGGAGACGAAGCAACCCGCCACCCAAGGACGGACGCACCATGTCGGAAACCGGCAGCAGCACCTATCTCACGGCCACGGCAGACAAGCTCGCCGTGGTGGAAACCCTCTACCGCTACGCCGCAGGCCTCGACCTGCGGGACAAGGACCTTCTCGCCTCGGCGTTCGCGGACGACGCCGTAGCCGACTTCGGCCCGGCCACGAGGAAGGCAGGCCAGGAGTACCCGCCGATCAACGGCAGGGAGACCATCGCGCAGGCCCTGCTGGGTTCACTCAGCCACCTGGACACCACGCACTCCGTGAGCAATCCGCGGGTGAGTCTCGACGGAGACACGGCACACCTGGAAGGGATCGTGGCGTGCCAGCATCTGCCCCGCGAGGACCACTCGCGTCACGTCCTGATGACCAACCGCTACGACGTCGACCTGGCCCGCCAGGGCGACGTGTGGGTCATCCGGCACGTCACCGTCGACAACGCCTGGACCCAGGGCGACCCCACCGTCCTCGCCGGCATCTGAGAACGCCTGCCGGGCGCTGCGTAAGGAACGTCTAGCCCGGACGCCGCGGCGCGTCCGGGCCGGACCCGGCAGGTCTCAGGGCCGGCGACGCCGGCCCGGCTGCCGACGGGCCCCGCTCACCCTCCGCGTGCGCCACCGGCCACCCGAAGCGCACGGACCTCGTCACATCTCGGGTGGGAGCGCGTGAACTTCCCGGCTTCCCCCCTCACGATCGGAATCCCATGAGTGCCACCGCCACCCCCGACCGACGCCAGGATCACGGCGAGATCCTCGCACTGCTGACGGCCTACGTCTTCGGACTGGACCGTCGCGACTTCACCCGCGTCGCCTCCGTCTTCACCGAGGACGCCGTCGTGCAGAACGTCTTCGACGCCTACCTGCCGGAAGGCGAGAGGTTCAGCGGCGTGACAACCGGCGGTAGGGCTGTCGCCGAAGGGGCCCGCAAACTGTTCGGCAGCCTCGACGCGACGCAGCACCTGCTGGGCGCCCAGAGCATCGAGCTCACAGAGACGGGAGCACACGCGTCCACCCAGATCGTGGCCCATCACCACAGGGGCAGCGGCCACTACCACACGGGTGGCACCTACGAGGACGATCTCGTGCGCACGCCCGACGGCTGGCGCATCTCACGCCGGACGCTGCACATCCACTGGACGACCGGCAGCCCCGACGTCGTCCTCGCCCCGTGAGCTGAACAGCAGAAACTCTGCGGCCCCATCGCTCCGCACCGAGACGTGCGCGGTGACGCACCAGCCGCGAAGGGGGACCTGCCGCTGCAGCCGTCGTCCGGCCAGGGCATCACGGCCAACGCCCTGATGCCGGGAGGAATCCGCACCGGACTGCAGCGCCACCTCGACGAGTCCTCGACGGACCCCGAGCAGGAGGCGATCTTCGACGCCTACCCGTGGCGCACCGCCCAGCAGGGCGCTGCCACCTCCGTGCCCCTGGCGGCCTCCCCTCTCGTGGAAGGCATCGGTGGACGCTACTTCGAGAACTGCAACGAAGCGCTCCCCAGCGATGTCGTCCCGGCCGACGGCGAGGCCGACGGGGTAGCGGCTCACGCCCTGGACCCGGTGGCCGCCGAGCGTCTGTGGCAGGTTTCCGAGGACCTGCTCGCGAGCTGACCACGTTCGTGGCTCCGACGACGCGAAGTTGCCCGCGACGTGCCGCGACCCGAGGAGCACGCCCACCCGCAGGCATCGCCGGGCCCGAGGTACTCACGCGAGAGCTGGTCGCGGTGCTGTGGAAGAGAGTCCGAGGATCAAGTTAGGGTCACCTGACTGACGCGCCCTCAGCGCTTCGACCTCGCTCTGACAAGGAGACGCTCATGCGCCGCGTGACGGAACAGGCTCGCACCGCGTACGGCAGCACGGCCGCCGGGGAGGGCGCCTTCGCCGGGTTCGGGCTGCCCGGCACGCCCGGCAGCCCTGAGTTCTGGGCGGCGGCAGGAGCACCCGCGTCGCTGCCCGCCGAGGACGGCGGGTGGGTGACCCTGTTCCTGTGGCGGGGCTCTCCGGCGGGTGTGGGCTTCGAGAGCTGGTCGAAGCCCGTGCCCCTGCACCGGTGGGAGGACACCGACTGCTGGTACGCGGAGGTCCGCATGCCGCCCCGGCTCCGGGTGACCTACCAGTTCCTCGCGGACGACGGGGAGTACGCCGACGCGTTCAACCCGGAGGGCGCGGGCGGTGACCGGTCGGTCTTCGCGACCCCGGACGCTCCGCACCAGCCGCACTGGCCCGCCGTGGGTGCCGACGACGTCCTGCCCGTCCCGGCCACCCGGATCCGCTGGGCGAGCGTGCTGCTCGGGGGACGGCGCACCGTGCGGGTCCACCCGGTCGGCGGCGGTGGTCCGGTGGTCCTGCTGCTCGACGGGGACGACTGGCTGTACCTCCATCCGGCCATGACGGCGTTCGAATCGGCCGTGGCGAACGGGGACCTTC
The DNA window shown above is from Streptomyces sp. Alt3 and carries:
- a CDS encoding cupin domain-containing protein → MSIALVRNPGDGQDFRYYDNVIEQVATNGETGGAVSVMRLTVGREDAPPLHTHSREDESWVVLSGRVRFWVGSTSLDACEVHDAEPGAYVYVSRLVPHTFQTITPTAEVLVINNPGAIEGLFHSVGPADARADAEHTDLVSAYGIVNHGNPPPA
- a CDS encoding VOC family protein; the protein is MSSHVPPHPAIRYLGVTLDCPDPAGLAHFYSEALGLPITISTDGFVFLSREGSPGLGFYRLDDYQAPTWPHSSVQKQAHLELGVDDLDAAQARLVALGAVVADPQPLPERRRILLDPAGHPFCITL
- a CDS encoding TetR/AcrR family transcriptional regulator — encoded protein: MVSEQPSAVEADPRFTRSRRAIADTLADLMERTQTCPSVSALAEAAGIHRATFYNHFDSVEEAAVYVIAEDFRALHDLNIRDRQMGADPTAVAVATLNAMLGSLRQRKSLFLLASTWRSPSGLMGIGDLLLEQLHALRRDLGVNEQEAGANNSVEDVYTASGVHGVFSAAVGGNTDCDPDEIANRLYELLPQWIRRPPEPSTH
- a CDS encoding nuclear transport factor 2 family protein, with the translated sequence MSETGSSTYLTATADKLAVVETLYRYAAGLDLRDKDLLASAFADDAVADFGPATRKAGQEYPPINGRETIAQALLGSLSHLDTTHSVSNPRVSLDGDTAHLEGIVACQHLPREDHSRHVLMTNRYDVDLARQGDVWVIRHVTVDNAWTQGDPTVLAGI
- a CDS encoding nuclear transport factor 2 family protein; translated protein: MSATATPDRRQDHGEILALLTAYVFGLDRRDFTRVASVFTEDAVVQNVFDAYLPEGERFSGVTTGGRAVAEGARKLFGSLDATQHLLGAQSIELTETGAHASTQIVAHHHRGSGHYHTGGTYEDDLVRTPDGWRISRRTLHIHWTTGSPDVVLAP
- a CDS encoding alpha/beta hydrolase-fold protein; translation: MRRVTEQARTAYGSTAAGEGAFAGFGLPGTPGSPEFWAAAGAPASLPAEDGGWVTLFLWRGSPAGVGFESWSKPVPLHRWEDTDCWYAEVRMPPRLRVTYQFLADDGEYADAFNPEGAGGDRSVFATPDAPHQPHWPAVGADDVLPVPATRIRWASVLLGGRRTVRVHPVGGGGPVVLLLDGDDWLYLHPAMTAFESAVANGDLPPVTLVFLPSKDRAAEFGCRPELWEAVRHELLPLVAESGVRADLDRLVVAGQSLGGLSAMYAALEFPELVSRVACQSPSFWWTPGALDRTDLLDGPAGGSIAEQLRERPDLSGLRVAFDVGEHETGMLPHCELAEGLAEQAGATVRVSRSASGHDRAGWRHALLRDVAWALA